A genomic region of Dactylococcopsis salina PCC 8305 contains the following coding sequences:
- a CDS encoding form I ribulose bisphosphate carboxylase large subunit — protein MVQAQQASSGFKAGVQDYALTYYTPDYTPKDTDILAAFRVTPQPGVPPEEAGAAVAAESSTGTWTTVWTDNLTDLDRYKGRCYDIEAVPGEENQYFMFVAYPLDLFEEGSVTNMLTSIVGNVFGFKALRALRLEDMRIPVAYLKTFQGPPHGITVERDLLNKYGRPLLGCTIKPKLGLSAKNYGRAVYECLRGGLDFTKDDENINSQPFMRWRDRFLFVAEAVHKAQAETNEIKGHYLNVTAPTCEQMLERAEFVKELDMPILMHDYLTGGFTANTTLAKWCRANGVLMHIHRAMHAVIDRQKNHGIHFRVLAKCLRMSGGDHLHSGTVVGKLEGERAITLGFVDQMREDHVEEDRSRGNFFTQDWASMGGVFPVASGGIHIWHMPALVDIFGDDSCLQFGGGTLGHPWGNAPGATANRVALEACVQARNEGRSLAREGNEIIKEAARWSPELKVASELWKEIKFEYEAVDTL, from the coding sequence ATGGTACAAGCACAACAAGCATCTAGCGGATTTAAGGCTGGGGTACAAGATTACGCCCTAACCTATTACACCCCCGACTACACCCCCAAAGACACCGATATTTTAGCCGCTTTCCGAGTCACTCCCCAACCCGGAGTTCCTCCTGAAGAAGCAGGGGCGGCAGTAGCCGCTGAATCCTCCACAGGAACTTGGACAACAGTTTGGACAGATAATCTGACTGACTTAGATCGATACAAAGGACGTTGCTACGACATTGAAGCGGTTCCAGGAGAAGAGAATCAATACTTCATGTTTGTGGCTTATCCCCTCGACTTGTTTGAAGAAGGATCAGTCACCAATATGCTGACTTCGATTGTTGGGAACGTTTTTGGGTTCAAAGCATTACGGGCGCTTCGTTTAGAAGATATGCGGATTCCCGTCGCTTACCTGAAAACCTTCCAGGGTCCTCCTCACGGCATCACCGTAGAACGTGACCTCCTCAATAAATATGGTCGTCCTTTACTCGGTTGCACCATTAAGCCCAAACTCGGTTTATCCGCGAAAAACTACGGTCGTGCGGTTTATGAATGTCTCCGTGGTGGTTTAGACTTCACCAAAGATGACGAAAATATTAACTCTCAGCCCTTCATGCGGTGGCGCGATCGATTCCTGTTTGTAGCCGAAGCGGTTCACAAAGCACAAGCCGAAACCAACGAAATCAAAGGACACTATCTCAACGTAACTGCTCCCACTTGTGAGCAAATGTTAGAGCGTGCTGAGTTTGTGAAAGAACTGGATATGCCCATTCTCATGCACGACTATCTCACTGGTGGCTTCACAGCTAACACCACCCTCGCCAAATGGTGTCGCGCCAACGGGGTTCTCATGCACATTCACCGTGCTATGCACGCCGTTATTGACCGTCAGAAAAATCATGGGATTCACTTCCGCGTTCTCGCGAAATGCTTACGGATGTCTGGTGGTGATCACCTCCACTCTGGAACCGTTGTCGGTAAATTAGAAGGAGAACGTGCGATCACTCTTGGTTTTGTGGATCAAATGCGTGAAGACCACGTAGAAGAAGATCGCTCTCGTGGTAACTTCTTTACCCAAGATTGGGCTTCTATGGGCGGTGTCTTCCCCGTTGCTTCTGGTGGAATTCATATCTGGCATATGCCAGCGCTCGTGGATATCTTTGGCGACGATTCCTGCTTACAATTCGGTGGTGGAACTCTTGGACACCCTTGGGGAAATGCTCCTGGTGCAACCGCCAACCGTGTCGCCCTTGAAGCCTGTGTTCAAGCACGGAACGAAGGTCGTAGCCTCGCTCGTGAAGGAAACGAAATCATTAAAGAAGCAGCTCGCTGGTCGCCAGAACTGAAAGTCGCTTCTGAACTTTGGAAAGAAATTAAGTTCGAGTACGAAGCAGTAGATACTCTCTAA
- the rcbX gene encoding RuBisCO chaperone RbcX yields the protein MNSKRVAQETAKVLQDYLTYQAVRTILDQLSETNPTQALWLRQFSQQHSLQNSEAYLEALMAERKDLVMRIMTVREDLAERVLDFLPEMVRSGMEESNLYYRCQILERLTQTPPEDQENQESDDSNATE from the coding sequence ATGAACTCAAAACGAGTGGCTCAAGAAACAGCGAAGGTACTGCAAGATTATTTAACTTATCAAGCGGTGCGAACGATTCTTGACCAACTATCAGAAACCAATCCCACCCAAGCCCTCTGGTTACGACAGTTTTCTCAACAGCATAGTTTGCAAAATAGCGAGGCTTATCTAGAAGCCCTGATGGCGGAACGGAAAGACCTTGTGATGCGAATTATGACCGTTAGAGAAGACCTTGCCGAGCGAGTGTTAGATTTTCTGCCAGAGATGGTGCGCTCAGGAATGGAGGAGTCCAACCTTTACTATCGTTGTCAGATTTTGGAACGGTTGACTCAAACCCCACCAGAAGATCAGGAAAATCAAGAGTCTGATGACTCAAACGCTACTGAATAG
- a CDS encoding ribulose bisphosphate carboxylase small subunit, which yields MKTTPKQAFYETLSYLPPLTDQQIAKQIQYMLDQGFIPAIEFEESPKPQDHHWTLWKLPLFDASSPQDVLNEVRECRSEYSNCYIRVVGFDNIRQCQMVSFIVYKPDGIRY from the coding sequence ATGAAAACAACACCGAAACAAGCCTTTTACGAAACCCTTTCTTATTTACCTCCTCTCACTGATCAGCAAATTGCCAAGCAAATTCAGTATATGCTGGATCAAGGCTTTATCCCTGCTATTGAGTTTGAAGAGTCCCCTAAACCTCAAGATCACCACTGGACATTGTGGAAATTACCTTTATTTGATGCAAGTTCTCCTCAAGATGTCTTAAATGAGGTGCGGGAATGCCGTTCTGAGTATTCTAACTGCTACATCCGTGTTGTTGGTTTTGATAATATCCGTCAATGCCAAATGGTTAGCTTTATCGTTTACAAGCCCGACGGTATCCGTTATTAA
- a CDS encoding glycosyltransferase has translation MNSDQVAAYITAYEDIEAVQRCLSGIEKQSLAINNVMIIDNSAKFPVKMSALKTNLAVTLKAFPENLGVAGALRIALAWAFEQKYNFLWVFDQDSVPDQDCLEILLKSYHTFHRESYPLSIIAPVAWDRYTQSVITPANFHQDQFLGYQPPSYVDCYECDAPITSGSLISLTAAQSVFSESPMATLFIDGVDLEYGMTLKTKGYHNLIIPQAKLAHCFGNPVIIQWWGKKKQIYQYSSLRHYYICRNYTYLVLRYSQGKYRLSALRRRLSYLLKTSIVICLFDPKDKIKKVKACWQGTFEGLIRRM, from the coding sequence ATGAATTCTGATCAGGTGGCTGCTTACATTACTGCATATGAAGATATTGAAGCTGTTCAACGTTGCTTAAGTGGGATTGAAAAACAATCATTGGCGATTAACAACGTGATGATCATAGATAATTCTGCAAAATTTCCTGTCAAGATGTCAGCTTTAAAAACCAACCTTGCGGTTACGCTTAAAGCCTTTCCTGAGAATTTAGGTGTTGCTGGTGCTTTAAGAATTGCTTTAGCTTGGGCATTTGAGCAAAAATATAACTTCCTTTGGGTGTTTGATCAAGATAGTGTCCCAGATCAGGACTGTTTGGAAATACTTTTGAAAAGCTATCATACTTTCCATCGTGAAAGTTATCCTTTAAGTATTATTGCTCCCGTTGCTTGGGATCGTTATACTCAAAGTGTTATTACTCCCGCTAATTTTCATCAAGACCAATTTCTTGGCTATCAACCTCCTTCTTATGTTGATTGCTATGAATGTGACGCACCCATTACCTCTGGATCACTAATTTCCTTAACCGCAGCGCAGAGTGTTTTTTCCGAGTCTCCGATGGCTACTCTTTTTATTGATGGTGTTGATTTAGAGTATGGCATGACCTTAAAAACCAAAGGTTATCATAATTTGATTATTCCCCAAGCAAAACTTGCTCATTGTTTTGGGAATCCAGTGATAATTCAATGGTGGGGAAAGAAGAAACAAATTTATCAGTATTCCTCTCTTCGCCATTATTATATTTGTCGGAATTATACCTATTTGGTCTTACGTTATAGTCAAGGAAAGTATCGCTTATCTGCTCTTAGACGAAGATTAAGTTATCTATTGAAAACCTCTATAGTGATCTGTTTATTTGATCCTAAAGATAAAATAAAAAAAGTGAAAGCCTGTTGGCAGGGAACTTTTGAAGGCTTAATTCGCCGAATGTAG
- a CDS encoding ABC transporter permease, with amino-acid sequence MKSSLANQQKRSQVRRYWELLSVLVERNLKGRYRGSWLGIYWSLLNPLIMAGIYTAVLGKAFSSYYDDSIFNYILAAFTGLSVFHFFSAATNQALSSLVANGSLINKIKLPLSIFPSSTIAANIFQFAAANLPPLALMAILTSGNLVNALSLIFPFIALILFSSGLGYALSALFVFFRDVPHFYSVMIYALRIATPVFYPAEIVPEKVRAFLLLNPLSQIIESFRQITLSGDSPDLSLIGMTLLNSLVVCFLGWLFFYRYRNQFIDLL; translated from the coding sequence ATGAAAAGCTCTCTAGCAAATCAACAAAAACGATCACAAGTCAGACGCTACTGGGAACTTCTATCTGTTCTAGTTGAAAGAAATTTAAAGGGTCGTTATCGAGGTTCTTGGTTAGGGATTTATTGGTCTCTACTAAATCCTTTAATTATGGCAGGAATTTATACTGCTGTTCTAGGGAAAGCCTTTTCTAGTTATTATGATGATTCTATATTTAATTATATCTTAGCGGCTTTTACTGGATTGTCTGTATTTCATTTCTTTTCTGCTGCTACGAATCAAGCCTTAAGTAGTTTAGTAGCTAATGGTTCTTTAATCAATAAAATTAAATTACCTCTCAGTATTTTTCCTTCTTCTACAATTGCTGCTAATATATTTCAGTTTGCTGCCGCTAACCTTCCTCCCTTAGCCTTAATGGCGATTTTAACTTCAGGAAATTTAGTTAATGCTCTTTCTTTAATCTTTCCTTTTATTGCTCTTATTTTATTTTCCAGTGGACTGGGATATGCTTTAAGTGCATTATTCGTGTTTTTTAGAGATGTTCCCCATTTTTATAGTGTAATGATTTATGCTCTTAGAATTGCTACACCTGTTTTTTATCCAGCAGAGATTGTTCCCGAAAAAGTACGAGCCTTTCTCTTGTTAAATCCTTTATCACAAATCATTGAAAGTTTTCGTCAAATTACTTTATCAGGAGATTCTCCTGACTTAAGTTTAATTGGAATGACTTTACTGAATAGCTTAGTGGTTTGCTTTTTGGGATGGCTCTTTTTTTATCGTTATCGTAATCAATTTATTGATTTATTATAA
- a CDS encoding ABC transporter ATP-binding protein, producing MEVISLSNVFLWRRTQEEFSYDLKTSIFAWLERKHRHPSKRLILNQINLDIQQGERVGIIGANGSGKSTLLKVISGILPPTKGGVKVAGNIAPLIELGAGFDPGMSVTDNIILYGVMLGFSRQQMSQRIESILEFAELKDYALVPVKALSSGMKARLGFAIATDVRPDILLLDEVLSVGDERFKQKCRKRIERFWESNVTIIVVSHDRKFISQWCQRGVWLDQGQIKFSGEVNEAIRCYMDAINPSKG from the coding sequence ATGGAAGTAATTAGTCTCAGTAATGTTTTTTTATGGAGAAGAACCCAGGAAGAATTTTCTTATGACCTTAAGACAAGTATTTTTGCTTGGTTAGAAAGAAAGCATCGTCACCCCTCAAAACGATTAATTCTTAATCAAATTAATTTAGATATTCAGCAAGGGGAAAGGGTGGGAATTATTGGCGCAAATGGTTCTGGAAAATCAACACTTCTTAAAGTGATTTCTGGAATTTTACCACCAACCAAAGGAGGCGTGAAAGTGGCGGGAAATATTGCTCCTTTGATTGAATTAGGAGCGGGATTTGATCCAGGAATGTCAGTCACTGATAACATTATTTTATATGGGGTAATGTTAGGTTTTTCTCGTCAGCAAATGTCTCAAAGAATTGAATCAATTTTAGAATTTGCTGAGTTAAAAGATTATGCTTTAGTTCCAGTTAAAGCTCTTTCTTCTGGAATGAAAGCTCGTTTAGGTTTCGCGATCGCAACCGATGTTCGTCCTGATATTTTACTTTTAGATGAGGTCTTGTCTGTGGGAGATGAACGATTTAAACAAAAGTGTCGCAAACGGATTGAAAGGTTTTGGGAGAGTAATGTTACAATCATTGTCGTTTCCCATGATCGAAAGTTTATCAGTCAGTGGTGTCAAAGAGGAGTCTGGCTAGATCAAGGACAAATTAAATTTTCTGGCGAGGTTAATGAAGCAATTAGATGCTATATGGATGCTATTAATCCTTCAAAGGGTTAA
- a CDS encoding class I SAM-dependent methyltransferase, protein MLKKLNPQEIKQLICRENYDYLDFGCSNGGSLKFGKSYLGGTKGLGVDINPDKVRQALENDLSAVVADVTELSQLDNVVRFVTLFHFLEHLSGFSAARNCLDAAITASSDFVLVRQPCFESDGYLFERGLKLYWSDWTGHPYAMTTLDFYKIIRGNPKVKAWGVYGRKPISHSKDLAIHPLASPRNQHAYDPAQHPAKPMLPLSANLFYELVVFIQTGNFDLTTLRGVMNIDHVIYETENLAFLNRPLAKVFKTPIVKLINTKFVQTISSLAKGSLF, encoded by the coding sequence ATGTTGAAAAAACTCAATCCTCAAGAAATTAAGCAACTTATCTGTAGGGAAAATTATGATTACCTAGATTTCGGTTGTAGTAATGGTGGCTCTTTGAAATTTGGCAAGTCCTATCTTGGTGGAACAAAGGGATTGGGAGTCGATATTAACCCAGACAAAGTTCGTCAAGCTTTAGAAAATGATTTGAGTGCCGTTGTTGCTGATGTCACAGAACTATCCCAACTTGATAACGTCGTACGTTTCGTGACATTATTCCACTTCCTAGAACATCTATCAGGCTTTTCAGCAGCCCGAAATTGTCTTGATGCAGCCATTACAGCCTCCTCTGACTTTGTGTTGGTACGCCAACCTTGTTTTGAAAGTGATGGATATCTATTTGAACGGGGATTAAAGTTGTATTGGTCTGATTGGACAGGACACCCTTATGCTATGACTACCTTAGACTTTTACAAAATTATTAGAGGTAATCCCAAGGTGAAAGCATGGGGTGTATATGGTCGTAAACCAATCTCCCACAGCAAAGATTTGGCAATACATCCACTAGCATCACCAAGAAACCAACACGCCTATGATCCAGCCCAGCATCCCGCCAAACCCATGCTCCCATTATCAGCTAACCTGTTTTATGAGCTAGTCGTCTTCATTCAAACAGGGAATTTTGATCTGACAACACTCAGAGGCGTTATGAACATTGATCATGTTATTTATGAAACCGAAAATCTGGCTTTCCTGAATAGACCTCTTGCAAAAGTCTTCAAAACGCCGATCGTAAAATTGATAAATACCAAGTTTGTTCAGACTATATCAAGTCTTGCTAAAGGATCGCTATTCTGA
- a CDS encoding glycosyltransferase family 4 protein, with protein sequence MGKEKNCKTTHIAAMIRPSTPRRGAKRTMNVLKRIKEEFAEKVRITIFGCYDEDLEAYDLETKFELTNQGILTREQVATLLRQCDLFVDFSDYQAFGRTGLEAMACGCAVILPEKGGTSEYAVDGKNAILVNTNSEEDCYLKLFNLISNPKQRTELCEQAITTATEYSIRKATISELQLLKKAWLNQSE encoded by the coding sequence TTGGGTAAAGAGAAAAATTGTAAAACTACTCATATAGCAGCAATGATTCGCCCCTCAACCCCTCGTCGAGGAGCAAAACGAACTATGAACGTTTTAAAGCGAATTAAAGAGGAATTTGCTGAGAAAGTGAGAATTACTATTTTTGGTTGTTATGATGAAGATTTAGAGGCTTATGACTTAGAAACTAAATTTGAGTTGACTAACCAGGGCATATTAACTAGAGAACAAGTCGCCACTTTACTTCGTCAGTGTGATTTATTTGTTGATTTTTCTGATTACCAAGCCTTTGGAAGAACGGGCTTAGAAGCAATGGCTTGTGGCTGTGCTGTTATCTTGCCTGAAAAGGGGGGAACAAGTGAATATGCAGTAGATGGTAAAAATGCTATTCTTGTTAACACCAATTCTGAAGAAGATTGTTATCTGAAGCTATTTAATTTAATTAGTAACCCGAAACAACGAACTGAACTTTGCGAGCAGGCAATTACCACTGCAACAGAATATTCAATTAGAAAAGCTACTATTTCAGAGTTACAGTTACTTAAAAAAGCTTGGTTAAACCAATCAGAATAG
- a CDS encoding glycosyltransferase — MDLFWEHIIEPMLQNLQPQSIIEIGTDQGKSTQKLAEYCQKFNKQLHIIDPNPKYNPKVWKDKYGDAIEFHIGLSLNMIPLINEYELVLIDGDHNWYTVYNELNLIEKRAIEQQRPFPTVILHDIGWPYGRRDLYYDPNNIPDAYRQPYKKQGINIDFPELQENGGFNEHLYNSIYENNLRNGVLTAIEDFLTDTKQRLNFYKITGFHGLGIVVDKNIINNSEPLEKFLESLNYSEIIQQHIEKIEKERIKLKLEKQNYKIQLKIKEKSLEKEQQKKETDKSRLEKALKETQNKLQEYKKQVTNQVEQEELLQSYKIAQSNIDKLLTWIEQLDDLIEAMLSSNRWKIGNFLYEIYRRTLRKPLDTPPELLHNQIKKSIESWQQRKSNSRSFQPSIPLKINQQKSSDKLLRLDKESFSIDIIICVHNALFEVKSCLESIIKTTQEWNYTLYIVNDGSEEETSDYLKKWLLDKPNCKLLENETAQGYTKAANKALKETTSDYVVLLNSDTIVPKKWLETLIQCSESDSKIGIVSPLSNAASWQSIPEITQNNTWAINDLPSGYTVDDMAELVRLVSQYQFPRVPFLNGFCLCIKRIVIDQIGYLDEEAFPQGYGEENDYCLRALNAGFELVIADNAYIYHAKSKSYGNERRLKLAKAGSKALAEKHGQEKIDQYLKKMKETTALKEIRARVKEGLANNLVANSKLNNRKPSILFLLPVKGGGGGCHSVVQEAQGMNKLGIKVRIAIPSKYRFNYLDNYPFIEKKKIYFIFMKIRKH, encoded by the coding sequence ATGGATTTGTTTTGGGAACATATTATTGAACCAATGTTACAAAATTTACAACCACAATCAATTATTGAAATTGGAACTGATCAAGGAAAGTCAACGCAGAAACTAGCGGAATATTGTCAAAAATTTAACAAACAACTACATATTATTGATCCTAATCCTAAGTATAATCCTAAAGTTTGGAAAGATAAATATGGGGATGCGATCGAATTTCATATCGGTCTTAGTCTGAACATGATTCCTCTGATCAATGAATATGAATTAGTTTTAATTGATGGCGATCATAATTGGTACACAGTTTATAATGAACTCAACTTAATTGAAAAAAGAGCGATTGAACAACAGCGTCCTTTTCCCACAGTTATTTTACATGATATTGGCTGGCCCTATGGACGAAGAGATTTATATTATGACCCCAATAATATTCCTGATGCTTATCGACAACCTTATAAAAAGCAAGGAATAAACATTGACTTTCCCGAATTACAGGAAAATGGAGGTTTTAATGAACATCTCTACAATTCAATTTATGAAAATAACTTGCGTAATGGAGTTTTAACCGCGATCGAAGATTTTTTAACAGACACAAAACAAAGGCTTAACTTTTACAAAATTACAGGATTTCATGGCTTAGGAATTGTTGTTGATAAAAATATAATCAATAACTCTGAACCGCTAGAAAAATTTTTAGAAAGTTTAAACTACTCAGAAATCATACAGCAACATATTGAAAAAATTGAGAAAGAAAGAATTAAACTGAAATTGGAAAAACAAAATTACAAAATTCAATTAAAGATCAAAGAAAAATCACTAGAAAAAGAGCAACAAAAAAAAGAAACAGATAAGTCCAGATTAGAGAAAGCTCTAAAGGAGACTCAAAATAAATTGCAAGAATATAAAAAACAAGTCACTAATCAGGTTGAGCAAGAAGAATTATTGCAAAGCTATAAGATAGCACAAAGTAACATAGATAAACTCCTCACATGGATTGAGCAACTAGACGATTTAATTGAGGCAATGCTAAGTTCCAATCGATGGAAAATTGGTAATTTTTTATATGAAATTTATCGTAGAACTTTGAGAAAACCGCTTGATACTCCACCAGAACTCTTACATAACCAAATTAAGAAAAGTATCGAAAGTTGGCAACAAAGAAAAAGTAATTCTCGGTCATTTCAGCCATCTATTCCCTTAAAAATTAACCAGCAAAAATCTAGTGATAAACTACTGCGTTTAGATAAAGAATCTTTTAGCATAGATATTATTATCTGCGTTCATAATGCTTTATTTGAAGTTAAATCCTGCTTAGAATCTATTATTAAAACGACTCAAGAATGGAATTACACTTTATACATTGTCAATGATGGTTCTGAAGAAGAAACGTCAGACTACTTAAAAAAATGGCTTCTTGATAAACCGAATTGTAAACTCTTAGAAAATGAAACGGCTCAAGGATATACAAAAGCCGCAAATAAAGCTCTTAAAGAAACTACCTCAGACTATGTAGTTCTTCTAAATAGTGACACCATCGTTCCTAAAAAATGGCTAGAAACTCTCATTCAGTGTAGTGAAAGTGATTCTAAGATTGGCATTGTCTCTCCATTATCGAATGCAGCGAGTTGGCAATCTATACCTGAAATTACTCAAAATAATACTTGGGCAATTAACGACTTACCTAGCGGTTATACAGTGGATGACATGGCAGAGTTAGTAAGATTGGTATCTCAATATCAATTTCCACGAGTTCCCTTTTTGAATGGGTTTTGTCTCTGTATTAAACGAATCGTTATTGATCAAATTGGATATCTAGATGAGGAAGCATTTCCTCAAGGATATGGAGAAGAAAATGATTATTGTTTACGCGCTTTAAATGCTGGTTTTGAACTGGTAATTGCAGATAATGCTTATATTTATCATGCTAAATCAAAAAGTTATGGCAACGAAAGAAGATTGAAATTGGCTAAAGCAGGGTCTAAAGCCTTGGCGGAAAAACACGGTCAAGAAAAAATTGATCAATATCTAAAAAAAATGAAAGAGACAACTGCTCTAAAGGAAATTAGAGCAAGAGTCAAGGAAGGATTGGCTAATAATTTAGTTGCCAACTCGAAACTTAATAATCGTAAGCCTAGTATCCTATTTTTGCTTCCTGTTAAGGGAGGAGGTGGTGGCTGTCATTCTGTTGTTCAAGAAGCGCAAGGAATGAACAAATTAGGAATAAAAGTGCGAATTGCTATACCGAGCAAATATCGCTTCAATTATTTGGATAATTATCCTTTTATAGAAAAAAAGAAAATATATTTTATTTTTATGAAAATCAGGAAGCACTAA
- a CDS encoding glycosyltransferase translates to MLYFIIVNYYSEPLIIKLLKSLIKIKLIPKEVIIIDNSNSDSNIIFSRFLSLKLKRIKSDHNIGFGRACNLGLKYIYSQDTKALVWLLNPDTCLSPSIIDQASSFFNQYPEISILGTLIYSKDQKIWFGGGQFNRNTGAIFAQNLFTLSSPKPYYVCDWVSGCSMIINFNHFQKCPQFDPNYFLYYEDFDFCQRYQSQGHLVAVTDHISVIHEVSAITNRNLRSKFYHSTYSYLFTLERYTAKPVFYLRFLRLIIYAFILLPVKPAIALGKITGAWHYIRKSISGVLPFTH, encoded by the coding sequence ATGCTTTATTTTATAATTGTTAATTACTATTCTGAGCCGTTGATTATTAAACTTTTAAAGTCGTTAATAAAAATAAAATTAATTCCTAAAGAAGTTATTATTATTGATAATTCTAATAGCGATAGCAATATAATTTTCTCTAGGTTTCTATCCTTAAAATTAAAACGCATAAAATCGGATCATAATATTGGTTTTGGTCGAGCTTGTAATTTAGGCTTAAAATATATTTACAGTCAAGATACTAAAGCCTTAGTTTGGTTGCTGAATCCTGATACCTGTTTATCTCCTTCTATCATTGATCAAGCCTCATCTTTTTTCAATCAATATCCTGAGATTTCTATTCTCGGAACGCTTATTTATTCTAAAGATCAGAAAATTTGGTTTGGAGGGGGACAATTTAATCGCAACACAGGAGCAATTTTTGCTCAAAACTTGTTTACTTTATCTTCTCCAAAACCTTATTACGTTTGTGACTGGGTGAGTGGTTGTAGCATGATTATTAATTTTAACCATTTCCAAAAATGTCCTCAATTTGATCCAAATTATTTCCTTTATTATGAAGATTTTGATTTTTGTCAACGTTACCAAAGTCAAGGTCATTTAGTTGCAGTTACCGACCACATTAGCGTGATCCATGAAGTTTCTGCGATCACTAACCGTAACCTTAGAAGCAAATTCTACCACAGTACCTATAGTTATCTCTTCACTTTGGAAAGATATACAGCTAAACCTGTGTTTTACTTGCGTTTCCTTCGCTTAATTATTTACGCTTTTATCCTTCTTCCTGTCAAACCAGCGATCGCGCTTGGTAAAATAACAGGAGCATGGCATTATATTAGGAAAAGCATTTCTGGTGTTCTCCCCTTTACTCATTAA
- a CDS encoding glycosyltransferase family 4 protein, with protein sequence MFSPLLINCSVLISHPTGISAYLTNLLPSFSPLQPTLLSSQEINDFNCYQIPKKLSPDHGSIGHFRRLVWTQKKLPKIYHQLNANLLFSPIPEAPLYSSCRYVVTVHDLIPLRYPQRFSPLTPYFRFYIPQVLKQAEHIICNSQATADDIINFWQIPASKITPILLAYNQQHFFPSPTPQKNNYFLYLGRHDPHKNVSRVIKAFAKFPDVNYQLWLAGSVDKRYTPKLQQLVTQFGLLDRVHFLNYLPYFQLPDLIRGATALVFPSLWEGFGLPVLEAMACGTPVITSNCSSLPEVAGDAAILVDPTNVDQIADSMIAIATNSYLRSSLIEKGLNRASQFSWEKTGQATVDVIKQFL encoded by the coding sequence GTGTTCTCCCCTTTACTCATTAATTGTTCAGTTTTAATTTCCCATCCCACAGGAATTTCTGCTTATCTTACTAACCTCCTCCCCAGTTTTTCTCCGTTACAACCAACGCTTCTCAGTTCGCAAGAAATTAACGATTTTAATTGTTATCAAATTCCTAAAAAATTGAGTCCAGATCATGGCTCGATCGGGCATTTCCGTCGCTTAGTTTGGACACAAAAAAAACTTCCTAAAATTTACCATCAACTTAACGCTAATTTACTCTTTTCTCCGATTCCAGAAGCCCCTCTCTACTCTTCCTGTCGTTATGTGGTTACGGTTCATGATTTGATTCCTTTACGTTATCCTCAGCGTTTTTCTCCTCTCACTCCCTACTTCCGTTTCTATATTCCCCAAGTTTTAAAACAAGCCGAACATATTATTTGTAACTCCCAAGCCACTGCGGATGATATTATCAACTTTTGGCAGATTCCAGCCAGTAAAATTACACCGATTTTATTAGCGTATAATCAACAGCATTTTTTCCCTTCTCCCACGCCGCAAAAAAACAATTATTTCCTTTATTTAGGAAGACATGATCCTCATAAAAATGTCTCTAGAGTGATTAAAGCCTTTGCTAAGTTTCCTGATGTTAATTATCAGCTTTGGTTAGCTGGTTCGGTGGACAAACGTTATACCCCAAAACTACAACAATTAGTAACACAATTCGGACTGCTTGATCGAGTTCATTTTCTCAACTATCTCCCTTATTTTCAACTCCCTGATCTGATTCGTGGCGCAACAGCTTTGGTGTTTCCCAGCCTCTGGGAAGGCTTTGGTTTACCCGTTTTAGAAGCCATGGCTTGTGGTACACCCGTTATTACCTCAAATTGTTCCTCGCTTCCTGAAGTCGCAGGTGACGCGGCGATTTTAGTCGATCCCACCAATGTTGATCAAATTGCTGACAGTATGATTGCTATTGCAACCAATTCTTATTTGCGATCGAGTCTGATCGAAAAGGGATTAAACCGCGCGTCTCAATTTAGTTGGGAGAAAACTGGACAAGCGACGGTAGATGTAATTAAACAGTTTCTATAG